CTACACAGTTAGATAATATTAAAATATTTTACGCAAATAAAACTACGGAAGCTAATTTAGATGCAGAATCTCAAAGGATGATAGTTGAAAATAATCAACAAGAAATAACGAGTTTATTACAAAGTTATGGTAAAGATTATGCAGTCGTGGGTGCAAGTCTTGGCGAGAGATTAGTTAATGCTTTCAATGGACAACTTTATGGATTAGCAGATGCAGTAAACGGTGTACTTAACAATATTAATAGTAGTGTAGATATGTCGGCTGTAACTGGAACAAGTAATGCAGTGCCTATATCGGCAACATATCAATCGAATAGTATAAGTGATAGCATAGCAAATGCATTAAAAGGTTCAAATAATTCATCAAGTAACAACGTAACAATAACAGTGCCAGTTAACCTTGAAGGTCAAACAATTGCAAGAGTTACTGCACCATATTCAGACAGTATAAATGGAAATAGTTTAGCATTAGATAGGAGGGGATTATAGTATGTACGGAATAACTTTTAATGGAAAACACAGTTTCGATGATTACGATTTATTCGTTATGAGTAAATCTATACAACCTCCGAGTAAGGATAAAATAAAAGTTCCAGTCCCATTTATGCAAGGTGGTGGTTGGGACTTTTCTACAGTTGGTAGTAATGGGGAAATTATATATAATACAAGAGAAATAACAATAAAATTTTGTATAGATACTACCAATGTATCACAGCTATATGTTAAATATAGTGAAATATTAGAATGGTTACAAGGCACTGGTCAACAAAAGTTAGTGTTTGATGATATTTCAGATTATTATTTTATGGCTGAAGCTGAAACACCTCCAACATTTTCAACGTTTATAATGTTGGGAGAGTTAGAGGTTAAATTTGTTGCAGATCCTTTTAAAATCGGGGTTGATTATGCAACAAATAATCTATGGGACACTTTTAATTTTGAAGAAGATTATTTGCAAGATGGGGAATATGATATTGTTGGCACAAAAACAATAACTTTATATAATCCTAAAAGATTAGTAATGCCTACAATTAATGTAAGTACAGCAATGAGTATTATTTATAATTCCAAAACCTACAATTTAGTCGTAGGAGATAATAAACTTTATGGCTTAAAACTAGCAAATAGTGTAAATAACATAATAATAATAAATGGTACTGGACATATAAAAATATTATTTAAGAAGGTGAGTTTATAATGTATAAAATAAGTATATTTAATAAAGGTGTAGAAACGGTTATACATTATCCCGATGCAGATAAAACTACACCAAAAATATCAGTACCCCATTTGAATAAAAAAAGAGGTCAAGCAGGTAGCTTGACCTTTACTATTTATCCCAATAATCCTGCTTATAATCTTTTAACAAGGATGGCAACTTTAATTACGGTTGTTGATATTCGAGATGATAAAGAAGTATTTTCAGGTAGGGTTTTTACAAATAAAAGTAATATGGATGATAAGGGATTTAAAAAAGATATAATTTGCGAGGGTGAATTAAATTTTCTTCATGATACTGTAGTAGATTCTGTAATTTATGAGGATAAAACTCCTACACAATTACTACAAATATTTTTAGATGCTCACAATTCAACAGTTGAGAATTATAAAAAAATATTTTTGGGTAATTGTGACGTTGAAGACTGGCTGTTTTGTACGACTGGTTTAGAGACAACCTTAGAAGCGATTACAAAATATATATACAATGAGCAGTTGGGATATTTGCAATTAAGAAAAGTAAATGGAATTAAGTATTTAGATTATTTAAAAGCAACTACAGACAAAGTTATTGACGTAGTTTTAAGTCAAAATATGCTTAATTTAATTCAAACAGATGCTGCAGATTTTGGTACTAGAATTGTGCCAATTGGTGCTAATAGTATGACAATTGAGACTGTAAATGGTGGCTTGAATTATTTGGAAGATTCAGAAGCAGTAGCAGAATATGGAATTATTTACAAAACAGTAGAATTTAAAGACATTGATGATGATGCGGAACTTAAAAATCAATGCTTATTACAACTAGATAGTTATACAAAACCTAAAAAATCACTAGAGGTTACAGCAGTAGACTTAGCGACATTATCTGATACGAGTATCAATATGATTGATGAAAATACCTCAGTACATATGGTTAATCAAGTTATGCAAATTGATGAAACTTGGAAATGTGTGGAATATGACGTGGATTTAAGCACAGTATGGAGTCCTAAGTTAACTTTAAGCAACAAAGGCATTACATTGACTGGGACTTTAAGCTCAATTATAGGCAGTATGGTGACAAATGATGGTGATTACAACGGTGTCCAAATCGGTGATAGCTTTGGGTTAAGAATTAAAAAAGGTTTGGTTAAGTTACTTTTAAATGCTACAGAAGGAATTTCAATAAGCAATGGA
This window of the Clostridium estertheticum genome carries:
- a CDS encoding distal tail protein Dit; its protein translation is MYGITFNGKHSFDDYDLFVMSKSIQPPSKDKIKVPVPFMQGGGWDFSTVGSNGEIIYNTREITIKFCIDTTNVSQLYVKYSEILEWLQGTGQQKLVFDDISDYYFMAEAETPPTFSTFIMLGELEVKFVADPFKIGVDYATNNLWDTFNFEEDYLQDGEYDIVGTKTITLYNPKRLVMPTINVSTAMSIIYNSKTYNLVVGDNKLYGLKLANSVNNIIIINGTGHIKILFKKVSL
- a CDS encoding phage tail protein, producing MYKISIFNKGVETVIHYPDADKTTPKISVPHLNKKRGQAGSLTFTIYPNNPAYNLLTRMATLITVVDIRDDKEVFSGRVFTNKSNMDDKGFKKDIICEGELNFLHDTVVDSVIYEDKTPTQLLQIFLDAHNSTVENYKKIFLGNCDVEDWLFCTTGLETTLEAITKYIYNEQLGYLQLRKVNGIKYLDYLKATTDKVIDVVLSQNMLNLIQTDAADFGTRIVPIGANSMTIETVNGGLNYLEDSEAVAEYGIIYKTVEFKDIDDDAELKNQCLLQLDSYTKPKKSLEVTAVDLATLSDTSINMIDENTSVHMVNQVMQIDETWKCVEYDVDLSTVWSPKLTLSNKGITLTGTLSSIIGSMVTNDGDYNGVQIGDSFGLRIKKGLVKLLLNATEGISISNGTKKVFYVDTNGDIVEHDVTANDMTANNGIFNNIKAIDMTATRGVFNDIIANNGTYNNINTRFMISTLMRTSNTNDYMIFHDQFIEFYHDGTLRMKVGFDGVNNYAGIKLYGGNGIDEVGSITAGNNSPTLQGNWSVEEGSGLYMYGNTNLSTKEYVDSQISSLWQQAMGVFATK